The DNA sequence AGATGAGCTGAATGGAGGAGATGAACCATATGAAATGAATGAGCGGTATGAAGAAGGAGAGCATAAGGAGGAAACGGCaaggataaaaaattttgttaatggAGTTAATAATTCTGAAAACTTTTTCGcatttgataaaataaatgatgaattaaaaaattcaaaatctAATGACCCATTTggtaatttttcaaataaggAGAACATTTCCATTTCTAGTAGTATTAATTATAACTTTAGAGAAGAATTAGAAAACAATATGTATAACAATTTAAGTATgtttaaaagtataaaaaataggtATGATGATACAACTAAACATTTTATGAAACCGAAAACGTGTAAAGATATCAATGGTATATATTACGATGTAAGTGATGAAAAGGTGGATAttgatttattaaaaagagaacatgaaaaattaaagaaaggACATATATTAGAGAAGTTAAGTACTTCTGAATATGATTACCTTACTCGCGGAAACTCTTCAAATAGTCATTATAGGAATGTACAGTATACAAGTGCTAAAAATAgtagtaaattaaaaaaaggggtGCTAGATGATAACACTCTGAAGAAAATATCCAAAAATTTTGGTATTTCATCTGATAATAGCACATCAGACACATTTGACCAAATATTGGTGGATCAAAACATTGCTTATAAGGGTAAGAAGTTGCATGAAAGGAAAATTACGGATTATAGTAATTCtgtgaagaaaaaaaataccagGTTGAGAAAAATAGCAAACAGAGGCGTTGAACAAGTGGAAAAAGAGGTAGAGGAGGAGGAAGAAGAGGAGGAAGAGGAggaggaagaagaggaagaggaagaagaagaggaagaggaagaagaagaggaagaggaagaggaagaagaagaggaagaggaagaggaagaagaagaggaagaggaggaggaagaagaagaggaagaggaagaagacgagggagaagaaaaaaatgaggaaGAAGAGGACGCACAGAAAAACACAGATATAAAAGAAGATGAAgataaagaagaagaagaacaACATAACAAAGTGGGTGGCAATACGGAGGAAGAGGATGAAGGAAATGAGGAAGAAGATAATGCCGTCTTAGAAAATTCGAAATGTAAAAGGAATACAAATAAAGCAGCTTCAAAAATACGCActgataatattaatagtaagAATATACCCAATTTCCAAAAGAAGAATaacgaaacaaaaaaaagaaatagtaataaaaaaaaaattgcaaaagaCAAAGTCTttacatgtaaaaaaataacagaaaTTATTGATGAAAAGAATTCTAGCGAAAGGGTAACAACCAGTAGTACAACAAGTGAGAGTAACGATGAAATTATtagttatatacataataagaatataataataaacaaaacagaaacggaaaaacaaaatgatttAGTGAATGAGCAGATTGCAAAAGAAATGAATTTTGAATGGTGGAAGCCTAATGAAAAAACGGTTCACACACAAATGGAAAATCTTCAAAACATGAAAGAAGATAtagataataaattaaataatgaaaagagaGTAATAAAATCAGAAAAGGAAATTTTGAATAAAGAGAGAATATTAAATCGTTATGAAATACCAAAAGatatttcttattatgtAGAAAAGTATCAAAAGAGAAAAGAGGAACACGACAAAAATAGTAgcaatgtacatataaatgttaaCAACGATGCAAATAGAAAAGAAGTTGTTAATGAATCTGAAAATATCCTTGCTCATAACAACACGAACGATATTTtaagtgaaaaaaaggatttatTTAATACACGTAATTCGGAAAACAAAAATCAAGATATAGAAGCGGAAAAGGGGTTAGAGCATCTTTACCATGATCGATTTAACAGATATGATGATTCATTGAAAGTACCAAATAATAGAACGACAATACAAGATTGTAATAAAGAAATGATTCCAATTTCAACTAATGATCAAGTAGATTCGTTAAAAAGTTGTAATATTATCGACGAATTTTTTTCTGATAAacctaaaataaaaaatgatgtgAATTATGAAAACGGTgcaaacataaataatagcaatacCTTTTTAAAGGAAGAGAAGGTTCCCTATATTAatagtataaatatgaatCAAATAAGCAATTCAAATAATACATGCGAGGtgtataataattcattCTTTAATAAtgatcataaaaataaaggaaaggATTTATTAGGTATACCTCGAAATATGTTACAGAATGAAATTTGTAATGGTCAAATTAGTGGTGATACATATACCatttatgataaaatttaCGACAGTATTTACGATCAGATAAATAACTATTCGGAAAAAAACAATGAAGAGTGTTTTAATAAGAGTACAGAAAATAACAACAATGAGAAGAATTTGCCATTTTTCCAAAACATTGACGAAAGTAAAGaaaattgtatgtatataaaggAAAAGGGTGATACGAGAATATACTctgatgaagaaaaaaatgagaagaTTAAGAtgtttttgaaatatttaaaatgcaTCGATGACAATTCCTTAACGAAAGTTTTTGAACACATTGTTCAGAGAGAAAATGACgataaattgaaaaagcAGTTGGAAATGTATTTAATAGGAAAGAAGAACATAAACAAGATTGAAAATAACGAGTGTGAACAAGAAACTAGACATATTTTAAGGTCTAATCAAAATACGCAGACAACCGATAAACactttaaaaatgaagaaatacaGACAAGTATTAAGGACACAAATAAATCGGACAGTTGTATGCAAACTGagataaatgatataaataataaattatacgtACAAAACGATATGATAAGCAAAAAGACCAGTATagattctatattttttaggaATCTAAGTAAGGATTCTTACCCATTAGATGTTGATAATTGTGCAGTTAAGAATTCACACGTCGAATcgaaagaaagaaaatattttgcttCCGATAGGAATGatgatttaaataatgatgaatataatgaattgaaaaagataaatgatTTGAAAGCaaaaattttggaaaaaataaaatcatgCTATGAGAAtactaatgaaaataatgatgaaGCAGCGGCTATATTAATGTTGCaggataaaaaagaatttaaaaataacagtAATTCTTGTAGaatttatgataataatacttGTAATAGTAGGAGTGTGGAAAAAAGGAGAAGTAACAATAGTAGTAAGAATAGCAGTAGTCATATAGATAACAACCGTAACAATGGAAATATCAGTGGCAAGAGCAACAAAAGTGTGAGCACTCTGGAAACACTTGAATCGATGAAGTcatttgaaaaagaaatgaatttGCTAATATCGCATAATGAAAgattaaaaagaagaatagaaaaattatacgaagaaaaggaaaaaataaaaaacgattataaaaaaattgaaaaaataaaggaaagtCAAGATAACTTGTTTTTAGCAACAGAAAAACACATTGAAAAGTTACATGGGGAGTTAGATAATTTGTCTAAACAAAATGAGAGTATGAAAggtgatataaaaaaaaaaaaaatgaaaataatagctCTGGAATCGCAAATAGATGAGAGTAACACTAATAATGATGTGAATGACAGTGATGATCTTACGTTAAAGCGACATACACATATGATAAAAGATGAACTTacttatatagatataaataacaGATTAGACGAATTTAAAGGACAAataatagataaaaaaaagattaaaacaCAGATAGATCAACTGCAAAAGCAATTACATATTCTGAAagatgaaattaaaaaaacagagtttttaaaattagaaaatgaggaattaaaaaaattattaactatGAAGAATTCTAATATTAATGATTATGAAAAAAGCACGATGAAATTAGAAAAgcatatagaaaaattaaatgaacacaatttacgcatatataaggaaaattttaatcTATGCGAAAATATTGTCATGTTGAAGAAAGAGAATACAACAGTACCATATTCTAGTGAAGAAATACATGATAAACCTACGAATATAGAGAAGGAGCTGCATGCAGATGGTGCAAGCATTCAAACAATTGGCAGTAaagtaaatgaaaaaggagCAAGAGATCTGCAAAAGCatggaaatataataaaaaaactggAAAAAACTGTGGACTTGTTAAATGAGCAAAATTTTCATCTGAATGAAAAGATATGCGATTTGAAGGAACAAAATATGAAGCTAAGAAAAACTGCTCTATTGTCCAATAAGGAAAATGGTAATATACTTGATAGTAATAAACATATAGAAATGATACAAACTGaaactgaaaaaatatatatagataaaattaacttattaaaatgtaatttagaagcaagcaaaaataaaataaacatgttaaatattttattaaaaacgtCCAATAATCAAACTACACAGTTAAATAAGaaagttaaatatatcataaaagAGAACAAAACATTGCAAAAAAAGTACGAAAAGTGCCTTACCTATTTggaaaaactaaaaataaaatatgatgatgaaattttaaaagtaaattatgaaaagtCAGGAATATCTCTATATGATTCAAAAGatattaataacaataaagaCGAAGAGGCAATACACAAAATGAATAAGATTCATGATATGCAACTACTCAAGGAAGgagaacatataaatatccTAGAGCATAAgttatatgaaaaagatgAGAAAAGTACCGAAGTATTCAACGATACTAAGGAGGAAGGTAATATGGGTTCGATTGTACAGAAGAGGAACATAAATGGAAAATGTAGTACAGGTATAGGCACTTTAGTAGgtataaaagaagaaaatgaggataataagaaaaagaataaagagGTGAGCAAACtgttaaaatttaatgaCTTGATATCGAATAATGAAGACGAAAATATTTACCAAAACTGGCTGGACAGTGAGAATAAATATGTTCacgtaaataatattttcgaAATTGATAGCATAACAAAGGACTTGCAAAATATGTTTTGTAGTGATACAGAAAACACGAGCAAAAAATTACTTAAGGATAGTATGAGCGATAATGATAAcagtattattaatactagGGTTAATACTCAGGAGGgggtaaaaaatatagaaagcACTAATAGCATATCAAATGAAAGAAGTTTAAGGAATATAGAGAAAAGGTTTGTGTCcgacaaaataaaaaaaatgaatgaaaatataaataaatatatagatgaaaagaaaaataatataaagaatatatgtTACAATGATAATTTTCCTTATAGCAAATCTCATATGAAGGAAGATTATCAAGGACATTATTCAGATATAGATccaaaaaatagaattataaaagaacaaaaagggAACGAACAAGATATTAATAGAATGTACAATAATAAGACAGATGGCAATATAATTCCTATGAACAGTGTAGATCAAACATACAACAAGAAGCAGTTAGGAAATATGAACAATGCggattacaaaaataatacgaACAATACATACAGCATGAATAATAGCAGTTATAATAACAGTTTAGCTAGGTCGACTAATTCTTATCACATGTACAAGGAGAATGTTGGAGATAGCCTTATTAATAATGATAGTGATAACTTCAAAAGTGTACTCAGAACATACCAAATATATGATGATAAAGAAGatatgcaaataaaaaataatggtttaaataatgaatacccattacaaaaatgtaatGCAACgaatttagaaaaaacaaatgaaaatgatgTTAAATCTAATgattatatgaacaaattacatttatgtaaTGAAAACAACACGTCTgctcataataataataatctagtaaataattcatttaacaATTATAAGCTTAACTCATCggaaaatatgtatattgcatataataaacaaaatgataTCACAATATATGGTAATCCTGAATATAGTAATAGGAATGCACCAGCTACTTCTCAAAACATGAATAATGGAGTTGAGGCAAATGATAAATATCAAAATgcgaaaaacgaaaaaaaaggagaggCTTGGATCATTGACATAaagaataatgaaataatgcCTTATAGAAAACTGCAGAGTACGATTTTAACGGAGGAAGTGGAGAGGGGTACAGAAAATAGAGGGAAATACGGGGTAAAAGATGGGATAAATAGGACAAAAAATAAGGCAAAAAATAGAGAGAAAAATGGAATGAAAAACTGGCTTCACCAAAATAGGTATATGAATAACCATACAAAATTGAAGCCACTATTACaccataaaaaatttagcaAGGGATCTGCTTATAAtaatggtaaaaataaagacaAGCTGCATTTACTAGTAAACAACATTTCAAAGTTAGTTAAAGGAAAGATAGAAGAAGAATTaaagagtaaaaatatatcaaaagatatattaaattttgaaataactaaaataaaaaaaaaaaaagcagttCCAAATAgtagtttaaaaaataaaagccaAGAAACTACGATTATTTTAAGTGATTCAATGTCCTTATCATCTGGAACTTTAAATAGCACTTTTGAAACAATAGATGATCATAAGAATAATCAGATTACTCCTAACTTCTTGAGGAATATGCAGGAAAGTAATTTGACATTTAACACAGATTGTGCTAGcaatttatcaaaaaatggaaagggaaggcatgtatatataggcAAAAATAACAACTCATTTGTTGATCATAAGGATAGAGacgataaaaataattttcagtTGACTAATATGAACAAATCTATTATAAATGGTGGAACCTACGTAAATGAAGCAAATTACTTATATGGTGGAAGCTACTTAAATAACGATACATTGTTGAATAACTTcatagtaaataaaaattatatgcaaGACATTGGAAGTTTAAATGAAAACCTCTTTCTCAATGATCAATCTGTACTACCAGAAGTTCCATTAAACAATATAGGGGACATTTATTATAAGCAGAATTTGAGTTGTGATTATGTAGGTAATGTACAATTACAGCATAATATTGATTACCTTAATTTTTCTGGTTTGAGTAACAAGAATCAATTAAACCAAAGTTCATTAAGCAACAATAGGAATAATTACAAGAGTAACAACATAGTTGtgaatgaatatataaacataaaaaataatagtactagtagtaataataataataataatggtagcagtagtagtaatacTAATGTTAACAatggtagtaataataacgatGCGCTGAATAGctctataaaaaataaggctGTCAATGCTGAAGAAAACGCGAACATAATGAATAGCAGAAATATAAGGAAAGACGAAGAAGCTTTTATTGTGGATGAAGACGTTAATAATAGTATTGAAAATACGAATAACAATTTGAACATGAATATGGTGATAAATAACTACCAAGACattaataacaattttataaatgatcCTGTAAGCAACGTGTATGATACGAACCAGTGCTTATTATACAACGGTGTTTTGAGTAACAAAAATGGTAAAGAAGCTAGTACAATCTTTGATGTTGATAAGATGAACAATTCTTACTTATTCGACATTAACACAATAAAGCAAGGAATGATTCCCCCTTTTTATGATGATGCCTCCTTGAATTACAATTTGATAGACAGGAACGATACGAATGATATGAATGATACCAATGATGTGAATGATATGGACGAAGGAAGTAAGGGGGGTTCTCTAGGTAACAATTTAAACAGTAGCAGtaacaaaaatgataatagcAGCAGTAGTAATAAAATCATCGGTAAAAGTGAACATAATTTTAAGAATGCTGATGGCAGTATTGCCTTTTTTCCGGAGTATTGCGTTGATAAGAACATATCTAATAAAACACAAAAAGAGGTTAAAGTATGTGAGAAgattaatgtaaataaaaaaggaaacaatCAGTtattaaaggaaaatattgtGGACGAAAAACATAAAACTCTAGAAAGAAATACAAGGAGATCTAAATCTGTGGATATCAGAAGATTCGAAACTAAGAACGATTTAGCTAGTAAAGGAGATTCTACGAGGAACAAGATGAAAAcacaaatatttaattattctgATTATAAGAATAACGGATTAAGAGATATGTCAACTTATGCTGATAAGGTGTTACAGGATATGAAATCTTTGATTCCCTCCAATGTCAGCAATTTAATTAACAAGGCAAACCTAAAAGGTAAAACAGGCCGTTCTATTACTAAAATGGTTAGCAACAACAGTAACATTAGTAGTAGCAATAATAGTATTAGTAGCAGTCGTAGTAGTAGTTGTAACAGCTGTGGTAGCCGTGGAAGTTGCAATAGCAATACTTTCAATAGTGCGAATTATAAATTGTGCACGAAACATGAACCaggaaaattaaacaaaaataaggATAAAATACATAGCAACCATGGAGGAACCCTCCTCAAAAGTACTTCAACCAAGAATCTTTACCAAAATTACAGATACGATGAAACGAATAATGTAtcagaaaatataatgaacaatataaatatattgggACTGGAAAAAGGTgactatataaataaatgcccatctattaataaaaatgagacAAGAATTATCTACAATGATTCAaatgatagtaataataataattatttagtgGGGGAAggtgtaaataatattatgataGGTAAAACCAACGAAAATGCATTATTATCAAGTAGGAATTCTTCaagcaataataatgaaaataatattaaaaaaaatttaatgtcTATGAATGCAAAAAATGGTGAACATACAAGATTAAATGCTGGtataaatagtaatataaacaataacATGCATTATGATTTgaacaattttaattataatttgaataaatttgaaaatatctTAAAAGAAGACCAATTCAAGAATTACTCAAATAATgcacataatattatatataaacaggTAAATTCAAATCAACATTTGGTAAAGAATTCGATTATTTTAAATCGAAAAGAAGAAGGTAATGCATTTCAATCTGAGACGCGCAGATCTTTAAGTTGCTTTAGAGaagctttaaaaaaacaaggaATTTTGggttgataaaaaaaaaaaaaaaaaaaagaaaaaaaaagttcaaagAACTGTATTTTATGAAGCAACACATATTTTAATGCATCtcactatatttttttttgttttgctaATTTTGGATATTCTACTGGCATAATATGTGCCATATCCGAGTGAATAATTCCTTTGAAGATCCCGTTTACCtgtgtatacatttatacacacatatgtgCACGCATTATATACGTTTTTACCGTTATCCTGCCTCTTGATGATCgttcagaattttttttctttttatttgttaaactttttaagaaataattttttccatttttaacaatttgcttatttatatttaacataataCATTGTTTTagtgattttttttttttttttttttttacaaagaattttaaataatgggaaaaaaacaatatattaacaGTTCTTGTAAGataggaaataaaaaaaaattctatatatatatgcacatactatatatatttatatatatataaaatatctcTTCATTCTTtgattcattttttcaaataacaaaaattaaagctTGATATTGTAACTTCGGCtcaaaaaccaaaaaaataagggAACATCAAAACTATAATAATCTAGAGCAAACGGTTTACATgtaacatattaaaaatacaaaagaaaaaataaaaataataaaaaaggtaaaaacaCAAGTATAATAATGACCATACTTCATACTTAATGAGAAATACATCTTTCGGAAAGAGcttatcttttatattatattaatttaactatttaaattcataaaaaaaggcctccaaaagagaaaaaagaaaacaatttttttttaaatttttatattgtttttttttcttaattttccTGTGGAAAATTTGTAATGTAtcatattatttctatttttaaaagcaaCATATAGAtgatatgaaaataaaaatagaattaaaatttttgggAGGATTAGAAAGCTATTTAGAGAACAAGTCCAAAAACGTTGTATCACTTGAAATAGAATCAGATgaatttaattttgaaaatttaattgCCTACATAAGGAATAACATAATTGTAGAAAGAAAGGATGTTTTTTCTGATTTTGTGATAAGCGATAATGCGAAATTTTGTAAAGTGATGGTTGATGATAGGGAATACtctaattataatttaaatgataagGCAAAAATAAAACCAGGAGTAATTGTGTTAGTTAATGAATATGACTGGGAAATTTTAGATACTTATTcctacaaaattaaaaatgatgacAAAATATGTTTTCTATCAACTCTGCATGGAGgttgaagaaaaatattgcaTTGTGTGTGGGTGATTGTATATCTCTACATGATcaaaaacataattatacatgtatatacttacCTATTCATTTAAGTTTGTATACACACTACAATAACAAGCaacttttccttttatttatgcatgaAGCCAATACATCATACTATCGTTGAAAAAAGGGGGAAACTTATATCCTATGTAGTAATGTTTTTATGAATAACTAAAAAGTTATTACTacacatttaaataatagtaGAAATATTCACCGTTTTTCTTATATTGTACCTATGTGGtattatatagaaataataaaaatttccttcccttttaaaaaaaatgagcacAAACAGAAGAAGAAGCAGTACTTTTCATACTTTTAAGGTAGAAATAATGTCTATTAAGATGAATTATTGGAATCgtcaattatatatatgtgcatgtatatatgtatataacaaGCAAATATGTTTAGTTATTTGGCATATCAAAaacatatttgtatacaCGCAAGCACATTTatgttattcattttaagATTGTTGTAGcatagtttttttatttctaattcACCTACTTTtgtttttgcatttttttttttttttttttttttttcaagtggTCCATTTTGTTCTTTCACCTATTCTATTCatctttgttttattatattagtgttctttttattttttcccctaAATATTGTTTACAAAATATCCTTTTATAGATTATAAATCTCtaataaattcaaaatatatatatttttaaaatattaatacgAATAAGTAGTGGCATATAGttgatattttattgtatttaatttatttatttagttttttttttttttttttttttttggagtaTTCTTTactttaaatgaaaattcttAATTACATATGTGGTCGTCCACTGAGAAGTGGTGGGACTGCCCCTTTAATTTACAACCCTGTTAGAAAATGGTTAATCATTTTAATGatactatatttttgcttatgtattttatcctatggtatatttttattccctAAAGCATCTGATTTACACTGTTCTTATTTGAGTGactctttatttaatttttctctatcaataggtaaaaaataaatcatatagTTTGATGTTTTgctcatatataataattaacagtatgtaatattttttttctttcgtactttttatcataaataattgtaaatagtacattaattttttacccgaaaatttccaatttttttgcCTGTCTTTATTATCCATAActattaacataaaataaattttttaccccatttttattttgttttaaaaggAGCATCATATTTAATGGCTCCCTATTATTCTATAATTAGTTGTAGAGAGTGGGGAACGGAAATTGAATGGGCTATAGTAGCAATAGTCTCTGCTGTTATGGCTATTATTGATGTTAGTTCAAGTTGTTATGGTATTTATGTATTGTATACTATTGTTGACGTAGTATTTACTGATGTTTCTGGAATGACCGACTGTAATTGTTACAAAgctatactttttttttcggcaaattcatttttaatttttcttcatttagtTGTTGCCATCGTTAGTATTGCTGTATACTTTTTACTTATGACAAGAATTGAAGAACAGTTAGAAgataatagaaatattatataattttttttttttttttaaacaatttataacatatttgcCCTCTTGTCTCATGctaattattcataaaaaaaaaaataattttatttcctcctttttgaaatataatttttttcaattttttgtgtatttcttttttcattattttaattaaatattgttATACTTAAACTATAGCTGGTATATGTGGAATAGCTGagtgtatgtatttttttatcaatcactattttatatgtgtattatcTAAGGAAGATTTATGAGAATAATTCATTATTGTCTGaacttattttttacgtatatatttaaagacGCATTTgctaatgtttttttattactatatttttcaaaaaaaagaaaaacgatatttttactttatataattaaataggATGTAATATGAAATAGTGtcaaaagaaaacaaaagaatAATGTTCTTCTCTATATtccttattcttttttctttatttcattttttccactTATGGTGTCCATCATAAGTACTaaaccaaaaaatataaggaaaCCTCCTAATactcaaaagaaaaaaaagatttcttttttcattaaaaaatagaataccAAATGTAgcacttgaaaaaaaaacttaaaggAATTCAATGGAgttgtaattaaaaaaaacaaaataatccTTCATTAATAAGATATTGTGTCTAAATATCAAcatactaaaaataaaagcaggCGAAGGTATGTTATTCTTGAGATAATTCCGATGAtccattttaaatttattacatccgagttatttttaaaaatataagcatcTAATGCTTTTCTATAAAAGACAGAAGCTACAGCATCACATAATCTACTAATAGGCCAGTTAATAATCAAAGAGTTGCTTAATTTGATTACCTGTTTATTAGTATTTATTCCGTTTATTTTCTATGtaactaaaaaaaagaaaaaaagaaaatacatacaaacaagAATAAGTACATAAACGCATATATGAATAAGCAACATGTGTTGGAACCTATTTTTGAAGTGCAAAAACAGAAATATATACTGACGACTTATTTCTTAATTCGtatttacaaaaaacaaGGTATTCCTTATTgtttgaaataatttaaaataaaagttaaaaataatatcttttctataataatttaagttCACAGGATTTGGAAATCGTTTCGTATGTGCTTGCGTTAAAACAGTTTCTGCTACtgatttttttgaaaacttTGGTTTTGCTCCTATTCTCTCTTTAAATAGTTGTGTAAAGGCATCTAATCataattaagaataaaaaaaaaaaaaaaaattggctACATAAGAATGTtgtcataatattttttatatatgttatttctGCACATATCTTGGGGTGTTATCAAAAGGGAAAAGTGTTTCTCAGACAGTATAAATACGTTAACACATTCATGTGtgggtacatatatatatgtcgtTTCTGTGTATGTGTGCCTGCGCGTAAGAATATGCAATTGTTTAACGCTTATTTATGGGAAAAAGCGTAATAGTGGACTAATATAAATATCGGCGGTAATATTGCACAGCACacatttaaaagaaataccACTTATGCAGTTTTGTcttattacattataaatatatgttctatgatctttgtaatatttaaagCTTAACGAAATCATAgctaatttttctt is a window from the Plasmodium brasilianum strain Bolivian I chromosome 9, whole genome shotgun sequence genome containing:
- a CDS encoding ubiquitin-related modifier 1, translating into MKIKIELKFLGGLESYLENKSKNVVSLEIESDEFNFENLIAYIRNNIIVERKDVFSDFVISDNAKFCKVMVDDREYSNYNLNDKAKIKPGVIVLVNEYDWEILDTYSYKIKNDDKICFLSTLHGG